One window of Bifidobacterium pseudocatenulatum DSM 20438 = JCM 1200 = LMG 10505 genomic DNA carries:
- a CDS encoding Stk1 family PASTA domain-containing Ser/Thr kinase encodes MSEAPHAPEGQVIEGRYRVVSRIADGGMATVYQAVDERLERTVAIKIMHTQLAQGPHRDQFVERFHREARSAAAIANPHIVQVYDTGEFDGLDYLVMEYVHGVNLRYEMNQQGTFSVRETLRIIGETLDGLASAHRAGVVHRDIKPENILLNDRGHVQITDFGLAKTVSQATLSSTGILLGTAAYLAPEMIEKNQATPQGDLYSVGIMAWEMLAGNVPFTSDNPVTLVFKHVHEDVPSIAAACKGINEGVAAFLAHLTARAVEARPADASVALTELQRLQSTLAVSDWQYRLPPVDVSASDGAAPANNGAPTNVGNPVPPAPPAPPTQQFDDRTRKLDRVRTNATTVMPVQQQNIDPEATTRFSLPADGIVNSLDNAVDSAASQSPIAQSDESGNTPNSKSAKKRRTPLIVAGVVALLLACGAGGWAWWYYQGPGSYWTMPQPDGMTCDASAACPITNVKWSDYESLLKISDIEYEVSEEYSDSVEEGNIISTDPANVGDRGSKRRSQKVKVVVSKGVRQATVPADILDATSASGKDPINALKKAGFDNVEQTAASDDTYSIDVPQGALLSLSVDPGATLPHNTTITVTVSQGPKPVTMPDIVGKTKDEAQQALDDLRLTTNWTESFDDKIPQGQVISASVNNGDTLHWGDSVDVVVSKGPETITLPNYVGQKASDAKAALEKLGFTVKVSSQLTLDSNQDKKVASQDPVGGTEVRLRDENGIPTTITLKMYSSLF; translated from the coding sequence ATGAGTGAAGCTCCACACGCCCCTGAAGGTCAGGTCATCGAGGGCCGGTATCGGGTCGTCAGCAGAATCGCCGATGGCGGCATGGCCACGGTGTACCAAGCGGTAGACGAACGTCTGGAGCGCACGGTCGCCATCAAAATCATGCATACCCAGCTGGCGCAGGGACCGCACCGGGACCAGTTCGTGGAACGATTCCATCGTGAAGCCCGTTCGGCCGCGGCCATTGCCAATCCGCATATCGTGCAGGTGTATGACACCGGCGAATTCGACGGTCTCGATTATCTCGTCATGGAGTATGTTCACGGCGTGAACCTGCGTTACGAAATGAACCAGCAGGGTACGTTCAGCGTTCGAGAGACGTTACGCATTATTGGCGAGACATTGGATGGCCTCGCTTCCGCACATCGTGCGGGCGTGGTGCATCGCGACATCAAGCCGGAAAACATCTTGCTTAACGACCGTGGCCATGTGCAGATCACCGATTTCGGCTTGGCTAAAACGGTATCGCAGGCCACACTCTCCTCCACCGGCATACTGCTGGGAACAGCAGCATATCTAGCACCGGAAATGATTGAGAAGAATCAAGCCACACCTCAGGGGGATTTGTATTCCGTGGGCATCATGGCTTGGGAGATGCTCGCCGGCAACGTGCCATTCACTTCAGATAATCCAGTAACACTGGTATTCAAGCATGTTCACGAGGATGTGCCAAGCATTGCCGCCGCTTGCAAAGGCATCAATGAAGGCGTGGCCGCATTCCTTGCCCATCTCACGGCTCGCGCGGTCGAGGCTCGTCCAGCAGACGCATCCGTTGCGTTAACCGAGCTGCAGCGTCTGCAATCGACGCTTGCGGTCAGCGATTGGCAGTATCGTCTTCCCCCGGTAGACGTCAGCGCTTCCGACGGTGCCGCGCCCGCAAATAACGGTGCGCCAACCAATGTCGGCAATCCTGTTCCTCCCGCTCCCCCGGCACCGCCGACGCAGCAATTCGATGATCGCACACGCAAGCTGGACAGGGTCAGGACGAACGCAACAACCGTCATGCCGGTGCAGCAACAGAACATCGATCCAGAAGCGACGACACGTTTCTCGCTGCCGGCAGACGGCATCGTCAATAGCCTTGACAATGCCGTCGACAGCGCTGCATCGCAATCCCCCATCGCGCAAAGCGACGAATCCGGCAATACTCCAAACAGCAAATCCGCGAAAAAGCGTCGCACACCGCTCATCGTCGCAGGCGTGGTGGCGCTGCTGCTTGCATGTGGCGCCGGCGGTTGGGCATGGTGGTACTATCAGGGCCCCGGCAGCTATTGGACCATGCCCCAGCCGGATGGTATGACATGCGACGCGTCCGCAGCATGCCCCATCACCAATGTGAAGTGGAGCGACTACGAGAGTCTGCTCAAGATTTCCGATATCGAATATGAGGTGTCGGAAGAGTATAGCGATTCCGTGGAGGAAGGCAATATCATCTCCACCGACCCGGCGAATGTCGGCGATCGCGGCAGCAAGCGTCGTAGCCAGAAAGTCAAGGTCGTGGTCTCCAAGGGAGTCCGGCAGGCGACGGTTCCCGCCGATATTCTCGACGCGACCAGCGCATCCGGCAAGGATCCAATCAACGCGCTGAAGAAGGCTGGATTCGATAATGTCGAGCAGACCGCGGCTTCTGATGACACGTATTCCATTGACGTGCCTCAAGGGGCGTTGCTGTCGTTAAGTGTGGATCCCGGCGCCACATTGCCGCATAATACGACGATCACCGTCACGGTGTCGCAGGGGCCAAAGCCAGTCACTATGCCCGATATCGTCGGCAAGACGAAGGACGAGGCACAGCAGGCGCTGGATGATCTTAGACTCACCACCAATTGGACGGAATCCTTCGACGACAAGATTCCACAGGGGCAGGTGATTTCCGCTTCCGTCAACAACGGTGATACGTTGCATTGGGGAGACAGCGTCGACGTGGTGGTTTCCAAAGGACCGGAAACCATAACCCTGCCGAATTATGTGGGGCAGAAAGCCTCTGACGCCAAAGCCGCATTGGAAAAACTCGGATTCACGGTCAAGGTAAGTTCGCAGCTCACGTTGGATTCCAATCAAGACAAGAAGGTCGCTTCGCAGGATCCGGTAGGTGGCACCGAAGTGCGTCTTCGCGACGAGAACGGCATACCAACCACCATCACATTGAAGATGTATTCCTCACTGTTCTAA
- a CDS encoding GlsB/YeaQ/YmgE family stress response membrane protein has protein sequence MTDLNNSNADEERPNAAPNGGEGASSNADDLDAAWAEFASSHADDLQAVEHSRSAKRFEKHAQRREKEALLSIQDLDQGTFTDDTPQGRGPRDFTGSSWLDTDSVMDRYGDDFTPPNPSIGHVKISKLVFWVLLIAGVAGIIASAFMPALAGILGSIFGVCTLIGAAGLIVQHKGHTQTRRDVFDDGARV, from the coding sequence ATGACTGACCTCAACAATAGCAATGCCGATGAAGAACGCCCAAATGCCGCGCCGAATGGTGGCGAAGGGGCTTCTTCAAATGCGGACGATTTGGATGCCGCATGGGCTGAATTCGCAAGTTCGCATGCCGACGATTTGCAGGCCGTGGAGCATTCTCGTAGCGCGAAACGTTTTGAAAAGCATGCGCAGCGCCGTGAGAAGGAGGCGTTGCTTTCGATTCAGGATTTGGATCAGGGCACGTTCACTGATGACACTCCGCAAGGTCGTGGACCGCGCGATTTCACTGGTTCCAGCTGGTTGGACACCGATAGTGTAATGGATCGTTACGGTGATGATTTCACTCCTCCGAATCCCTCCATCGGTCATGTCAAGATATCGAAGTTGGTGTTTTGGGTGCTTTTGATCGCTGGTGTCGCCGGTATCATCGCATCTGCATTCATGCCTGCTTTGGCTGGGATTTTGGGATCGATTTTCGGTGTGTGCACGTTGATTGGCGCTGCTGGATTGATCGTACAGCACAAGGGACATACACAAACCCGCCGCGATGTTTTCGATGATGGAGCTCGCGTATAG
- the trpD gene encoding anthranilate phosphoribosyltransferase — protein MAEITWKSILTKLVGGDHLSAEESEWFVDDLMNGNANPAAVGAVLATQQQLGLTPDEVRGAAKAMVSHAIKLDIDGETTDIVGTGGDGAATVNLSSMGAVVAAAAGAKVVKHGNRAASSKCGTADCFEALGLPLDLEPEQVAEVGNECGIAFAFARTFHPAMRFVGPVRAALGMPCVFNVLGPLTNPASPKHMAVGCANRAMSPIMAAVYAANGQTGMVYTSSEGLDEMAPTGPVSIWEFSNGKVTESEFDPTVELGLDKVTVADLKGGEPELNAQLFRDFLAGKDVPFRTTALLNAASAIVADGHQVPADASLTERFKAAYAIAEETVDSGKASALLDQWITAAQSKKA, from the coding sequence ATGGCTGAAATCACATGGAAGTCGATCCTCACCAAGCTGGTCGGAGGGGACCATCTGAGTGCCGAGGAATCCGAGTGGTTCGTCGATGACCTCATGAACGGCAACGCTAATCCGGCGGCCGTCGGTGCGGTTCTGGCAACCCAGCAGCAGCTTGGCTTGACTCCGGATGAGGTGCGTGGAGCGGCCAAGGCCATGGTCTCCCATGCCATCAAACTTGATATCGACGGTGAGACCACCGATATCGTCGGTACCGGTGGAGACGGCGCCGCGACGGTGAATCTGTCTTCCATGGGCGCGGTGGTGGCTGCCGCAGCCGGAGCGAAAGTCGTGAAGCACGGCAATCGTGCAGCCTCTTCCAAGTGCGGCACTGCCGATTGCTTCGAGGCGCTGGGACTGCCGCTCGATCTGGAACCGGAACAGGTTGCTGAGGTCGGCAACGAATGCGGCATCGCATTCGCTTTCGCACGCACATTCCATCCGGCAATGCGCTTCGTGGGACCTGTCCGTGCGGCGCTCGGCATGCCATGCGTATTCAACGTTCTTGGACCTCTGACCAATCCGGCCTCGCCGAAGCACATGGCGGTGGGCTGTGCCAATCGCGCAATGAGCCCGATCATGGCTGCGGTATATGCGGCTAATGGACAGACCGGCATGGTGTACACGTCAAGCGAGGGACTTGACGAAATGGCTCCGACTGGTCCGGTGTCCATCTGGGAGTTCAGCAACGGCAAAGTCACTGAGAGTGAATTCGATCCGACTGTGGAGCTTGGTCTCGACAAGGTGACGGTGGCTGACTTAAAGGGTGGAGAGCCGGAGCTCAACGCTCAGCTGTTCCGTGACTTCCTTGCAGGCAAGGACGTTCCTTTCCGCACTACCGCCCTGCTCAACGCGGCATCCGCGATTGTTGCGGACGGCCATCAGGTGCCAGCTGATGCCAGCCTGACTGAACGATTCAAAGCGGCCTATGCCATTGCCGAAGAAACCGTTGATTCAGGCAAGGCCTCGGCACTGCTTGACCAGTGGATCACCGCCGCCCAGTCCAAGAAAGCTTGA
- a CDS encoding lysophospholipid acyltransferase family protein, which translates to MLYWFFVKGLGPIAIHRMGPTAKGLENIPREGGAIIAANHLAVIDDALLPLTCPRMIHFMGKAEYFEGKGIKGKFKKWWFTSVGVFPVDRSGGSKSLGALNHAREILEDGHLFGIHIEGTRSPDGRLYKGHTGAARLAFETGCPIVPSAIIGSRELQKPGQIIPGKGKTTVIYGEPIAVEKKPADQITHDDLRTLTDRVTMEIQKMSGQEYVNEYAQKVKEQLKAQKAAEQANS; encoded by the coding sequence ATGCTCTACTGGTTTTTCGTCAAAGGCCTAGGACCGATCGCCATCCACCGCATGGGACCGACTGCCAAGGGACTTGAAAACATTCCGCGCGAAGGCGGTGCCATTATCGCAGCCAATCATCTTGCCGTCATCGATGACGCGCTGTTGCCGCTGACTTGTCCGCGCATGATTCATTTCATGGGCAAAGCCGAGTATTTCGAAGGCAAGGGCATCAAAGGCAAGTTCAAGAAGTGGTGGTTCACTTCGGTTGGCGTGTTCCCCGTGGATCGTTCCGGTGGGTCGAAATCGCTTGGCGCATTGAACCACGCGCGTGAAATCCTCGAAGACGGCCACCTGTTCGGCATTCATATTGAGGGCACGCGTAGCCCTGACGGTCGCCTCTATAAAGGTCATACCGGAGCTGCGCGACTTGCTTTTGAAACCGGATGCCCAATCGTTCCGTCCGCCATTATCGGATCTCGCGAGTTGCAGAAGCCCGGTCAGATTATTCCTGGTAAGGGCAAGACCACAGTGATCTACGGCGAACCGATTGCCGTGGAGAAGAAGCCCGCCGACCAGATCACGCACGACGATTTGCGCACGCTGACTGATCGCGTGACCATGGAAATTCAGAAGATGAGCGGTCAGGAATACGTGAACGAATACGCTCAGAAAGTCAAGGAACAGCTTAAGGCTCAGAAAGCCGCCGAACAGGCGAACAGCTGA
- a CDS encoding polyprenyl synthetase family protein translates to MTSSSDLEQIESRIVSLVKDFAFLHADDSVASSCRPIADMVAKQAVTSSEGGKRLRSLLTLDSFRAFASEDVRERDFDALLDLACAVEVFQTGALVHDDIIDDSDLRRGKPSAHRAFSTGTHSEAIGHGLGIMLGDMLATASVDIADKAASKLTHGSDVVAALLNMHREVEVGQVLDLAVELNPLDDPDELVEASLNVFRWKTASYTTIAPLEFGMLAAGIGKDDARKQALAVGLPLGLAFQLADDLLDVVGSSSNTGKPVGGDIREGKRTVLLADAINAANDTQRRELIDMWEADSRSETQVKRAIELFEQTGAIERSRGRIADLWNESKTAIETLSLSEYHESLLIEACSRFVPSIHVQTRA, encoded by the coding sequence ATGACTAGCTCCTCCGATTTGGAACAGATTGAATCACGCATTGTTTCGTTGGTGAAGGATTTCGCATTCCTTCATGCGGACGATTCGGTTGCCTCCTCTTGCAGGCCTATTGCCGACATGGTCGCCAAGCAGGCGGTCACGTCAAGTGAGGGTGGCAAGCGGCTTCGCTCCTTGCTGACGTTGGATTCGTTCCGCGCATTCGCTTCGGAGGATGTGCGAGAACGTGATTTCGACGCGCTGCTCGATTTAGCGTGCGCGGTGGAAGTGTTCCAGACCGGTGCGCTGGTGCATGATGACATCATCGATGATTCCGATCTGCGCCGTGGCAAGCCGTCTGCGCATCGCGCATTCTCCACTGGTACGCATAGCGAGGCCATTGGCCATGGCTTGGGCATCATGCTCGGCGACATGTTGGCCACGGCAAGCGTGGACATCGCGGACAAGGCAGCTTCCAAGCTCACTCATGGTTCCGATGTGGTCGCGGCATTGCTCAACATGCACCGCGAGGTCGAAGTCGGTCAAGTACTTGATTTGGCCGTAGAGCTCAATCCGTTGGACGATCCAGACGAACTGGTGGAAGCTTCATTGAACGTATTCCGCTGGAAAACCGCCAGCTACACCACCATTGCCCCACTGGAATTCGGCATGCTTGCCGCGGGTATAGGCAAAGACGATGCGAGGAAGCAGGCATTGGCAGTCGGCTTGCCTCTTGGATTGGCTTTCCAGCTTGCAGACGATCTTCTGGATGTTGTCGGTTCGAGCAGCAATACGGGCAAGCCCGTTGGAGGAGATATCCGCGAAGGCAAGCGCACGGTGCTTCTAGCCGACGCCATCAACGCGGCGAACGACACGCAGCGGCGAGAGCTCATCGACATGTGGGAGGCCGATTCGCGTTCCGAAACTCAAGTAAAACGCGCCATTGAACTATTTGAGCAAACAGGAGCCATCGAACGTTCCCGCGGTAGAATCGCGGATTTGTGGAATGAATCGAAAACAGCTATCGAAACATTGAGCCTTTCCGAATACCACGAGTCACTGCTCATCGAGGCCTGCTCACGTTTCGTGCCAAGTATTCACGTCCAAACACGCGCGTGA
- a CDS encoding RNA polymerase sigma factor: MATKETTASMEQADLTEKTTSTKKAATRKASTKKSAAKKTTATKTPRKTTAKKSAPAKKEEPLEDDALDDEDAQVDDADLDDFDADLDDVDSDDEDDLDDDEESEPEDDDDEDEEERKKPEEPKEKGAFVVRDDDDDENLTPSGNPKRRVIAAGATADPVKDYLKQIGRVSLLNAEQEVDLSERIEAGLYAQHLLDTESDQMDFKRKRELKWAANDGRRAKDHLLEANLRLVVSLAKRYTGRGMLFLDLIQEGNLGLIRAVEKFDWKKGFKFSTYATWWIRQAITRAMADQARTIRVPVHMVEVINKLSRVQRQMLQDLGREPTPDELARELDMPVEKVQEVQKYGREPISLHTPLGEDGDSEFGDLIEDTDAIAPSDAVAFSLLQEQFRQVLETLSPREAGVIKMRYGLEDGQPKTLDDIGRVYGVTRERIRQIESKTMSKLRHPSRSQTLRDFLDQ, encoded by the coding sequence TTGGCCACCAAGGAAACGACGGCAAGCATGGAACAGGCTGATCTGACCGAAAAGACCACCTCCACGAAGAAAGCCGCCACGCGCAAGGCCTCCACGAAGAAGAGTGCGGCGAAGAAAACCACCGCAACGAAGACCCCTCGCAAGACTACCGCGAAGAAGAGCGCCCCTGCCAAGAAGGAGGAGCCGCTCGAGGATGATGCACTTGACGATGAGGACGCTCAGGTAGACGACGCCGATCTTGACGATTTCGACGCCGATCTCGATGACGTCGATTCGGATGACGAGGATGACCTCGACGACGACGAGGAATCCGAACCTGAAGATGATGACGACGAGGATGAGGAAGAACGCAAAAAGCCGGAAGAGCCTAAGGAAAAGGGCGCTTTCGTGGTGCGTGATGACGATGATGATGAGAATCTGACCCCATCCGGCAATCCGAAGCGTCGTGTGATTGCGGCGGGTGCGACTGCTGATCCGGTCAAGGATTACCTGAAGCAGATCGGTCGTGTGAGCCTGCTGAATGCGGAACAGGAAGTCGATCTGTCCGAGCGTATCGAAGCCGGTCTGTATGCCCAGCACCTGCTGGACACCGAATCCGACCAGATGGACTTCAAACGCAAGCGTGAGCTCAAGTGGGCTGCGAACGATGGCAGGCGGGCCAAGGACCACCTGCTGGAAGCCAATCTGCGACTTGTGGTTTCGTTGGCTAAGCGTTACACCGGCCGTGGCATGCTGTTCTTGGATTTGATTCAGGAAGGCAACCTCGGTTTGATTCGCGCCGTCGAGAAGTTCGACTGGAAGAAGGGCTTTAAGTTCTCCACCTATGCCACGTGGTGGATTCGTCAGGCCATCACCCGAGCCATGGCTGACCAGGCGCGTACCATTCGCGTGCCGGTGCACATGGTCGAAGTGATCAACAAGCTGTCTCGTGTGCAGCGTCAGATGCTGCAGGATCTTGGCCGCGAACCCACGCCGGATGAGCTTGCACGCGAGCTCGACATGCCTGTCGAGAAGGTGCAGGAAGTGCAGAAGTACGGCCGTGAGCCGATTTCCTTGCATACGCCGTTGGGTGAGGATGGCGATTCCGAGTTCGGCGATCTGATCGAAGACACCGACGCCATCGCGCCGTCCGACGCGGTTGCCTTCTCGCTGTTGCAGGAGCAGTTCAGGCAGGTGCTTGAAACGTTGTCTCCGCGTGAGGCTGGCGTGATCAAGATGCGTTATGGCTTGGAAGATGGCCAGCCCAAGACGCTCGACGACATTGGCCGCGTGTATGGCGTTACCCGTGAGCGTATTCGCCAGATCGAGTCGAAGACCATGTCGAAGTTGCGTCACCCGTCTCGCTCGCAGACGCTGCGTGACTTCCTTGATCAGTGA